In a genomic window of Candidatus Chazhemtobacterium aquaticus:
- the rsmH gene encoding 16S rRNA (cytosine(1402)-N(4))-methyltransferase RsmH → MTEYQHQPVLLKEALEYLQVKPGRIYLDATLGDGGHTQAILEKGASVIAIDQDPQALERASARLQSACPDINIKLDVKLPVTQVEAKTCLLIRSNFANLDQLINLPIDGILFDLGVSTLQILMPQRGFTFQSEGPLDMRMDPDLGVTAADLLMALSQKELTRLLLELGDETFAAKIARRIVKVRQRTPIVTTTQLADLVARIKPHGKIHPATKTFQALRMAVNQERYSLTQALPQALRLLKKQGRLVIISFHSGEDRLVKHFLKEQAESNNLEILTSKPVKPTVLEINQNHKARSAKLRAAAKQ, encoded by the coding sequence ATGACCGAGTATCAACATCAACCAGTTTTACTTAAAGAAGCTTTAGAGTATCTTCAGGTCAAACCTGGCAGAATTTATCTTGATGCCACTCTGGGAGATGGTGGCCACACTCAAGCCATACTTGAAAAAGGTGCTTCGGTCATTGCCATCGATCAGGACCCCCAAGCCCTTGAGCGTGCTTCAGCTCGGTTACAGTCTGCCTGTCCAGACATCAACATCAAACTTGATGTCAAGCTACCTGTAACCCAAGTTGAGGCCAAAACCTGTCTCCTTATCCGTAGCAACTTTGCCAATCTCGACCAGCTTATCAATCTACCCATCGACGGCATTCTCTTTGACCTAGGTGTCTCCACCCTCCAGATTCTCATGCCACAGCGAGGCTTCACCTTCCAGTCAGAAGGCCCTCTTGATATGCGCATGGATCCAGATCTAGGCGTTACTGCTGCCGATCTGCTTATGGCCCTCTCTCAAAAAGAGCTTACCCGCTTACTTCTTGAGTTAGGAGATGAAACCTTTGCCGCCAAAATTGCCCGCAGGATCGTTAAGGTTCGTCAACGCACCCCCATTGTTACCACCACTCAACTGGCTGACCTAGTCGCCCGTATCAAGCCTCATGGCAAGATCCACCCGGCCACCAAAACCTTTCAAGCCTTAAGAATGGCTGTCAATCAAGAGCGCTACAGTCTCACTCAAGCTCTTCCGCAGGCCCTTAGGTTGCTTAAAAAACAAGGCCGACTCGTCATTATCAGCTTCCACTCTGGTGAGGACAGGTTAGTCAAACACTTCCTTAAAGAGCAAGCCGAATCAAACAATCTTGAAATTCTAACTTCAAAACCGGTTAAACCAACCGTTTTAGAAATTAACCAAAATCACAAAGCTCGCAGCGCCAAGCTAAGAGCCGCCGCCAAACAATGA
- the ftsW gene encoding putative lipid II flippase FtsW, protein MKRPHPRHPLAVSLFVLTLSLLLLGLLAVYNASVVEAYRDFGNKYHFVFQQLKWTGLGLIIFFVTSLLPPQFYKKIALPFFLLCLLLMIAVLIPGIGNKVQGARRWIALPGFSLQPSELLKLSLIIYLSAWLETPRKLVNFLAVLALVLGLTMLQPDLGTAIVLATTGFLIYYVSGAPIIQLVGLASTGVLGIIFLILSSPYRRARLTTFLDPTQDPLGASYHINQVLIALGSGGLTGVGLGRSRQKYQYLPEATTDSIFAVIAEELGFIGSLILILLLLGLIILAFKIAAQSTNRFNQLLATGIAGWISVQFLLNLSAMVALVPLTGIPLPLISYGGSSLISTLVAVGVLTSIAKTLKT, encoded by the coding sequence ATGAAACGTCCCCATCCCCGACACCCTCTGGCTGTCTCTCTTTTTGTCCTCACCCTTTCCTTGCTCTTACTAGGGCTCCTGGCTGTCTACAACGCTAGTGTTGTAGAGGCCTACCGAGACTTTGGTAACAAGTATCACTTTGTCTTTCAGCAACTTAAATGGACCGGGTTGGGCTTAATTATTTTTTTTGTAACCTCTCTCCTTCCGCCCCAGTTTTACAAGAAGATCGCCCTGCCATTTTTCCTACTCTGCTTGCTTCTAATGATCGCCGTCCTCATCCCTGGTATTGGTAACAAGGTTCAAGGTGCAAGGCGTTGGATCGCTCTACCCGGATTTAGTCTCCAGCCATCTGAGTTACTCAAGCTCTCCCTGATCATCTACCTCTCTGCCTGGCTTGAGACCCCTCGCAAACTGGTTAATTTCTTAGCAGTTCTAGCCTTAGTTTTAGGCCTAACTATGCTTCAACCTGACTTAGGTACCGCTATTGTTTTGGCTACTACGGGTTTTCTAATCTACTACGTCTCCGGTGCTCCCATCATCCAGCTAGTCGGTCTCGCCTCAACTGGTGTCTTAGGTATTATTTTCCTCATCCTCTCCTCACCGTATCGCCGTGCTCGTCTAACCACTTTTCTTGATCCCACCCAAGATCCACTAGGTGCCTCCTATCACATCAACCAAGTCTTGATTGCTTTAGGATCAGGCGGCTTAACCGGTGTGGGACTGGGTAGAAGTCGGCAAAAATATCAGTATTTACCTGAAGCTACCACCGACTCTATCTTTGCCGTCATCGCCGAGGAGCTAGGTTTTATTGGTTCCTTAATCCTCATCCTACTTCTACTAGGCCTTATCATCCTCGCTTTCAAGATTGCTGCCCAATCAACCAATCGCTTTAATCAACTCTTAGCCACTGGTATCGCCGGTTGGATCTCGGTTCAATTTTTGCTCAATCTCTCAGCCATGGTGGCCTTGGTTCCCTTAACCGGTATTCCTCTACCTTTGATATCATATGGAGGATCATCACTAATCAGTACTCTGGTTGCCGTAGGGGTCTTAACCAGCATCGCCAAGACCCTCAAGACTTAA
- a CDS encoding peptidoglycan D,D-transpeptidase FtsI family protein, whose translation MTTTYRIRVLQVIIPLITFIVVTRLFYWQVIRGDDLSARAASQHNSVVTLTARRGQILSSDESILAGVETRFLLYAYRPQLEASSQEIVQKVAPIIASTPDLATSSAEILPTPEEKLAAAKELLEQKLNSDRSWIALKHHLTREQRQAIEDLDIKGLGFDEQIVRFYPEASMSAHLLGFVGQNQQGEPQGYFGLEGYYDRQLQGRGGRLQQETDAFGNPILVGDYTSYSSLDGRTLLTSINRSLQYQIEKLLHQALLKYGAVQASAIVMEPTTGAVIALANAPQYDPRIFYKFDPNLHKNPAIADLFEPGSIFKPIVMAAAIDAGVVSPETKCDSTCDQAVSINQYTIKTWNDQYHPGTTMTEVIINSDNTGMIFAARRLGKDSFLDYINRFGFSQATGIDLQEEITPKQKQINDFKDIDLATSSFGQGIAITRIQMLAAANVIANQGIWVQPHIVQQIKDGDKLISLPTPKTQQVISPETATLVTQMMVEAVDESTVRWNRPEGIKVAGKTGTAQIPVSGHYDEDKTIASFIGFAPAENPKFTMLVTLREPTSSPWGSETAAPLWFDIANLLLLAL comes from the coding sequence ATGACAACCACCTACCGGATCAGGGTCCTTCAGGTCATTATTCCCTTAATTACTTTTATCGTTGTCACCCGCCTATTTTACTGGCAGGTCATCAGAGGTGATGACCTAAGTGCTAGGGCTGCCTCCCAGCACAACTCAGTCGTTACTCTTACAGCCAGAAGAGGCCAGATTCTTTCCTCAGACGAATCGATTCTGGCTGGTGTCGAGACTCGCTTTCTTCTCTATGCCTACCGTCCTCAACTGGAGGCAAGTTCTCAAGAGATAGTGCAAAAAGTTGCTCCCATTATCGCTAGTACTCCAGACTTGGCCACCAGCTCAGCCGAAATCCTACCCACCCCGGAAGAAAAGCTAGCAGCCGCTAAAGAGTTGCTTGAACAAAAGCTTAACAGTGACCGTTCCTGGATTGCTCTAAAACACCACCTTACCCGTGAGCAGCGACAAGCCATTGAGGATCTTGATATCAAGGGACTAGGGTTTGATGAGCAGATCGTTCGCTTCTACCCTGAGGCCTCCATGAGTGCTCACTTACTTGGTTTTGTCGGCCAGAATCAGCAAGGTGAACCGCAGGGCTACTTTGGTTTGGAGGGTTACTATGACCGTCAGCTCCAGGGTCGTGGTGGACGCCTCCAACAGGAAACCGATGCTTTTGGCAACCCCATCTTGGTAGGGGACTACACCAGTTACTCATCACTTGATGGGCGCACCCTACTTACCTCCATCAATCGCAGTCTCCAGTATCAGATTGAAAAACTGCTTCATCAAGCCTTGCTTAAATATGGTGCCGTTCAGGCTTCAGCCATTGTTATGGAGCCTACTACCGGTGCCGTTATTGCTTTAGCCAACGCCCCCCAGTATGATCCGCGCATCTTCTACAAATTTGATCCCAATCTCCACAAAAATCCTGCCATAGCCGATCTTTTTGAGCCAGGCTCGATCTTCAAGCCCATTGTCATGGCCGCTGCTATCGATGCTGGCGTAGTCTCACCCGAAACTAAGTGTGACTCCACCTGTGATCAGGCTGTCAGCATCAACCAATACACCATCAAGACCTGGAATGACCAGTACCATCCCGGTACCACCATGACCGAGGTGATTATCAACTCGGACAACACCGGCATGATCTTTGCCGCTCGTCGGCTAGGTAAGGACAGCTTTCTTGATTACATAAATCGCTTTGGTTTCAGTCAAGCGACCGGCATCGATCTTCAGGAAGAGATCACTCCCAAGCAAAAGCAAATTAATGACTTTAAAGATATCGATCTGGCTACCTCTTCATTTGGTCAGGGTATTGCTATCACCCGGATTCAAATGTTGGCCGCCGCCAATGTTATCGCCAATCAAGGTATCTGGGTTCAGCCGCATATCGTTCAGCAAATTAAGGACGGCGACAAGCTTATTTCTCTCCCTACTCCCAAAACCCAACAAGTCATCTCACCAGAAACAGCCACTCTAGTTACTCAGATGATGGTCGAAGCGGTTGATGAGAGTACTGTTAGATGGAATCGGCCAGAAGGCATTAAAGTCGCTGGTAAAACCGGTACTGCCCAAATTCCTGTCTCAGGCCATTACGACGAAGACAAGACCATTGCCAGCTTCATTGGTTTTGCACCGGCAGAAAACCCGAAGTTCACCATGTTAGTTACTCTACGAGAGCCTACCTCATCCCCCTGGGGCTCAGAAACAGCCGCGCCCCTCTGGTTTGACATCGCCAACTTGCTTCTCCTCGCCCTTTGA
- the ileS gene encoding isoleucine--tRNA ligase yields MPRAKSSKHTIKPVDAQPDFIAQEKELLKSWYESGIVDRYLHKNDEAPQKFFFQDGPITANNPMGVHHAWGRTYKDLWQRFYNMRGFAQRFQNGFDCQGLWVEVEVEKELGFKTKKEIENYGIDKFVQQCKDRVLKYSGIQTDQSKRLGYFMDWDNSYFTMSDQNNYMIWHFLKVCHQNGWIYKGHDSVPWCPRCQTAISQHEMLTEDYKEVTHKAIYLELPLVDKPGEFLIIWTTTPWTIPANIAVTVDPKLDYVLVKGNDGNLFYIAKDTLDRVFGQDHQGVVKTLKGKDLVGLKYLGPFDHLPAVKDISGHPLFHTVIATDEQILPITTTEGTGLVHTAVSAGSEDFKLGQKLGLPMIPVINDDASYLEGLGFLSGQNAKKHPELILDYLTSEDQKEGIDWVFKLENYTHRYPACWRCKTELVWKVTDEWYIAMDKGKPTLRERMKKVARQINWIPEFGLDRELDWLDNMHDWLISKKNRYWGLSLPIWECSECGHFQVIGSREELEQKAVSGWDQFAGKSPHKPQIDAVKIKCDQCGGVASRIEPVGNPWLDAGIVPFSTLIDPKTNKLSYTDDRRYFDKWFPADFITESFPGQFKNWFYSMIAMSTVLEDTAPFNNVLGFNTMLGEDGRAMHKSWGNSIEFNEAADQIGVDVMRWTFARHNPERNLLFGYNLTNDVKRRFHMILWNSYRFFVNYASMEGWTLDSNQSLTPTLLDDWILSRLTQTVNTVTSNLEKYNAFSATQAIEDFVQDLSTWYIRRSRDRIGPNTPDSDDKNTCYHTLYTCFETLSRLLMPFTPFLADQIYTNLTGEETVHLANWPQTESKVNQALLDQMKLVRQICELGHSQRKSANIPVRQPLSSLKVKAPTTNLDLALIEIIKSELNIKEIVLDKGEELKAELDLTLTPELQQEGEARKLIRDIQQARKEANCAFTDQVDVTLPDWPESQQDLIKSKALVRHLTKGPELTVTKV; encoded by the coding sequence ATGCCTCGCGCCAAGTCATCCAAACACACCATCAAACCAGTCGACGCCCAACCTGATTTCATAGCTCAGGAGAAGGAATTACTCAAGTCCTGGTATGAATCTGGTATTGTCGATCGTTATCTTCACAAAAATGACGAAGCTCCGCAAAAGTTCTTCTTCCAGGATGGCCCCATCACCGCTAACAATCCCATGGGTGTCCATCATGCTTGGGGTCGTACCTACAAAGACCTCTGGCAGCGTTTCTATAACATGAGAGGCTTCGCCCAGCGTTTCCAGAATGGTTTTGACTGTCAGGGTCTCTGGGTTGAGGTAGAGGTTGAAAAAGAGCTAGGTTTCAAGACCAAAAAAGAAATCGAGAACTATGGCATCGACAAATTTGTCCAACAGTGTAAAGACAGAGTCTTAAAATACTCTGGTATTCAGACCGACCAAAGCAAACGCTTAGGCTACTTCATGGACTGGGACAACTCATATTTCACTATGTCCGATCAGAACAACTACATGATCTGGCACTTCCTCAAGGTTTGTCATCAAAACGGCTGGATCTACAAAGGTCATGACTCAGTTCCCTGGTGCCCCCGTTGTCAGACCGCCATCTCCCAACATGAGATGCTCACCGAGGACTACAAAGAAGTGACTCACAAAGCCATCTATCTTGAGTTACCCCTGGTAGACAAGCCTGGTGAGTTTCTTATCATCTGGACCACCACTCCCTGGACTATCCCCGCCAATATTGCTGTCACCGTTGATCCCAAACTAGATTATGTTTTAGTCAAAGGCAACGACGGCAATCTCTTCTATATCGCCAAGGATACCCTTGATCGGGTTTTTGGTCAGGATCATCAAGGTGTCGTCAAAACTCTCAAAGGTAAAGACTTGGTTGGTCTTAAGTATTTAGGCCCATTTGATCACCTGCCGGCTGTCAAAGACATCTCCGGTCATCCGCTTTTCCATACTGTTATCGCCACCGACGAACAGATTCTCCCCATCACTACCACAGAAGGAACGGGTTTGGTTCACACTGCCGTCAGTGCCGGATCAGAAGACTTTAAGCTAGGTCAAAAACTTGGCCTTCCCATGATTCCCGTTATCAACGACGACGCCTCATATCTTGAGGGCTTAGGTTTCTTGTCTGGACAAAATGCCAAGAAACACCCAGAGCTCATCCTCGACTATCTAACCAGCGAAGATCAAAAAGAAGGTATCGACTGGGTTTTCAAGCTTGAAAACTACACCCACCGATATCCCGCCTGCTGGCGCTGCAAAACCGAACTTGTCTGGAAGGTCACCGATGAATGGTACATCGCCATGGACAAAGGCAAACCTACCTTAAGAGAGCGTATGAAGAAGGTAGCCCGCCAAATCAACTGGATTCCTGAGTTTGGTCTAGATCGTGAACTGGACTGGTTGGACAACATGCACGACTGGCTCATCAGTAAGAAAAACCGTTACTGGGGTCTTTCTCTGCCCATCTGGGAGTGTTCTGAATGTGGTCATTTCCAGGTTATTGGCAGCCGGGAAGAACTTGAACAAAAAGCTGTTTCTGGTTGGGATCAGTTTGCTGGCAAATCCCCCCATAAACCTCAAATTGATGCCGTCAAGATTAAATGTGACCAATGTGGGGGAGTCGCCTCCCGCATCGAACCGGTCGGCAATCCCTGGCTTGATGCTGGCATTGTTCCTTTCTCCACTCTCATTGATCCCAAAACCAACAAGTTAAGTTACACCGATGACCGGCGCTATTTTGACAAGTGGTTCCCGGCTGACTTTATCACCGAATCCTTCCCCGGCCAGTTCAAAAACTGGTTCTACTCCATGATTGCTATGAGCACCGTTCTTGAGGACACCGCTCCCTTTAACAATGTTTTAGGTTTTAACACCATGCTCGGCGAAGACGGTCGGGCCATGCACAAGTCCTGGGGCAACTCCATTGAGTTCAATGAAGCCGCCGACCAGATTGGCGTTGATGTCATGCGTTGGACCTTTGCCCGTCACAATCCAGAACGCAATCTTTTGTTTGGCTACAACCTCACCAATGACGTTAAACGCCGTTTCCACATGATCCTCTGGAACTCTTACCGTTTCTTCGTCAACTACGCCTCTATGGAGGGTTGGACGCTCGATTCTAACCAGTCACTCACCCCTACCTTACTCGACGACTGGATTCTGTCTCGTCTAACCCAAACTGTTAACACCGTTACTAGCAATCTTGAGAAATACAATGCCTTTTCTGCCACCCAGGCCATCGAGGACTTTGTTCAGGACCTCTCTACCTGGTATATTCGCCGTTCTAGGGATCGCATCGGCCCCAACACTCCAGACTCTGATGACAAAAACACCTGCTACCACACCCTCTATACCTGTTTTGAAACCTTAAGCCGCTTACTTATGCCCTTCACCCCCTTCTTAGCCGATCAGATATATACCAATCTAACCGGAGAGGAGACGGTTCATCTAGCCAACTGGCCCCAGACCGAATCAAAGGTCAATCAGGCCTTGTTAGATCAAATGAAACTAGTTCGCCAGATCTGTGAGCTGGGTCACTCCCAACGCAAGTCCGCTAATATTCCGGTTCGTCAGCCGTTGTCCTCGCTTAAAGTCAAAGCTCCTACCACCAATCTTGATCTGGCATTGATTGAGATCATCAAATCAGAACTTAACATCAAAGAGATTGTTTTAGACAAAGGTGAGGAACTTAAAGCTGAACTAGATCTTACTCTCACTCCTGAGTTGCAGCAGGAGGGTGAGGCCAGAAAGCTTATCCGCGATATCCAACAAGCCCGTAAAGAAGCCAACTGCGCCTTCACCGACCAAGTCGATGTCACCCTGCCCGACTGGCCCGAGTCTCAACAGGATTTAATTAAGTCCAAAGCTCTGGTTCGCCATTTGACTAAAGGGCCAGAACTGACCGTTACCAAGGTCTAA
- a CDS encoding UDP-N-acetylglucosamine--N-acetylmuramyl-(pentapeptide) pyrophosphoryl-undecaprenol N-acetylglucosamine transferase: MSKTIIFTGGHHNSALVVAQKLRTQGHKIIWVGHKFTMRGDKQISAEYQEVTGSGIPFYELKTGKFYRVTNPLEFLKIILGFIQSFAYLLSTKPDLIVSFGGYLSVPVVIAGWLLRIPAVTHEQTVTAGWANRAITPFVKKIFLTHQSSLKNYPQHKSFVTGLPIRPSLLEQTTYKRPKPPLIYITCGKQGSTVINKALFPLIPKLVEKYKVVHQTGAHTITSDQDKARRVKASLPKNLRTRYKHQPYFFAQDAVRYLKTAHLVIARAGAHTTYELLLLNKRSLLIPIPWVSHHEQDKNAQLLKRLGTGIVLQEKDLSPDNLEVAINQALKLKLKKPVSTIRTDATDQIISHLAPYLNDSLSSPSSR, from the coding sequence ATGTCCAAAACCATTATCTTCACCGGCGGTCATCACAACTCAGCTTTAGTAGTTGCCCAAAAGCTTCGTACTCAGGGCCACAAAATTATCTGGGTTGGTCACAAGTTCACCATGCGTGGTGACAAACAGATTAGCGCCGAATACCAGGAGGTGACCGGCTCAGGCATTCCTTTCTACGAGCTTAAAACCGGCAAGTTTTATCGTGTCACCAATCCGCTTGAGTTTTTAAAAATTATCCTAGGCTTCATCCAGTCTTTTGCCTATCTTCTCTCCACCAAACCTGACTTAATTGTCTCCTTTGGCGGTTACTTGTCCGTCCCCGTTGTCATCGCCGGTTGGTTGCTTCGTATCCCTGCCGTCACTCATGAGCAAACCGTCACCGCTGGCTGGGCCAATCGTGCCATCACTCCCTTTGTCAAAAAAATCTTCCTCACCCACCAAAGCTCACTTAAAAACTATCCTCAGCACAAATCCTTTGTCACTGGTCTACCTATCAGACCCAGCTTACTTGAACAGACCACCTACAAACGTCCCAAGCCACCCCTCATTTACATCACCTGTGGTAAGCAGGGTAGTACTGTTATCAACAAGGCCCTCTTCCCCCTTATTCCCAAGCTGGTTGAAAAATACAAAGTCGTTCATCAAACCGGTGCTCACACCATCACCTCAGACCAAGACAAAGCCCGTCGGGTCAAGGCCTCACTGCCAAAAAATCTTCGTACTCGCTACAAACACCAGCCTTACTTCTTTGCTCAAGATGCCGTCCGCTATCTTAAAACTGCCCACCTCGTTATTGCCAGAGCCGGTGCCCACACTACTTATGAATTACTCCTCCTTAACAAGCGAAGCTTACTTATTCCCATTCCCTGGGTCTCCCATCACGAGCAGGACAAGAATGCCCAGTTGCTTAAACGCCTTGGCACTGGCATCGTTCTTCAGGAAAAAGATCTCTCCCCCGACAATCTTGAGGTGGCCATTAACCAGGCATTAAAGTTGAAATTAAAAAAACCTGTATCTACCATTCGCACCGATGCCACCGACCAAATTATTTCCCATCTAGCCCCCTATCTTAATGATTCGTTATCGTCGCCGTCGTCGCGCTAA
- the ftsA gene encoding cell division protein FtsA, protein MARPHLITGIDIGSSKITTIIVNPSQDEQRLNVVGVSSAPSRGIKKSQVVDIDEAIASITESVEAAERMAGYSINSAFVSVSGEHIQSQNSKGVVAVGNPEGEITQDDIYRVIEAARAVSLPSSREIIHVIPREFIVDSQSGVRDPLGMTGVRLEAEAHLVTGSTAVMKNLTKCVADLGTNIEDVVFTGLASAQAVLSETEKELGVVLVDIGGGTTSLTIFVDGALSHSAVLPVGAKNITNDLAIGLRISLQSAEKIKQHLTALERQPQPTTTQDTTDNKRKDDDINLARLGLKEEIRTTSRKTLVDGIIRPRLNEIFGLVGEEIKRAGFAGSTPAGIVITGGGAETVAVLDSCKRTLQLPARIGQPTGLNGLIDEISSPAYAAATGLILYAVSHPDSEAKFSGGFTDIFKSLPGKGIVNKGASWIKQLLP, encoded by the coding sequence ATGGCCAGGCCTCACTTAATTACCGGAATCGATATCGGTTCAAGCAAAATCACTACTATCATTGTTAATCCTTCCCAGGATGAACAGCGTCTTAATGTCGTTGGTGTCAGTTCTGCTCCCAGTCGCGGTATCAAAAAAAGCCAGGTAGTCGATATTGACGAAGCCATTGCCTCCATCACCGAGTCGGTCGAAGCCGCCGAACGCATGGCCGGTTACTCCATTAACTCTGCTTTCGTTTCCGTTAGCGGTGAACATATTCAATCCCAGAACTCTAAAGGAGTAGTTGCCGTTGGCAATCCAGAAGGAGAGATCACCCAGGATGATATCTATCGTGTCATCGAAGCCGCCCGGGCTGTTTCCCTTCCCTCATCCAGAGAAATCATTCACGTCATTCCCCGCGAGTTTATAGTCGATTCTCAATCAGGTGTCAGAGACCCTTTGGGTATGACTGGTGTCCGTCTTGAAGCCGAGGCCCATCTAGTCACCGGCTCCACTGCTGTCATGAAGAACTTAACCAAGTGTGTTGCCGATCTAGGCACCAACATCGAGGACGTTGTCTTTACCGGTTTAGCTTCTGCTCAAGCCGTTCTCTCCGAAACCGAGAAAGAACTTGGAGTCGTCTTGGTTGATATTGGTGGTGGTACTACTTCCCTAACTATTTTTGTAGACGGAGCTTTGTCTCACTCCGCCGTCTTACCGGTTGGTGCCAAAAATATCACTAATGACTTAGCTATTGGCCTACGCATCTCGCTTCAATCTGCTGAAAAAATCAAGCAACATCTAACCGCACTTGAGCGCCAACCCCAGCCCACGACAACTCAGGACACAACCGACAACAAACGCAAAGATGATGATATCAATCTAGCCCGCTTAGGTCTAAAGGAGGAGATCCGCACCACCTCTCGCAAAACCTTAGTTGACGGTATTATCCGCCCTCGCCTCAATGAGATTTTTGGCCTTGTTGGTGAGGAAATCAAACGCGCTGGTTTTGCTGGTTCCACTCCGGCTGGTATCGTTATCACTGGTGGGGGAGCCGAGACTGTTGCTGTGCTAGACAGTTGCAAAAGAACCCTTCAACTACCCGCTCGCATTGGTCAACCTACTGGTCTAAATGGTCTTATAGATGAGATCAGTTCTCCAGCTTACGCCGCTGCCACCGGCTTAATTCTCTATGCCGTTTCTCACCCCGATTCCGAAGCTAAATTCTCCGGTGGTTTCACCGACATCTTCAAGAGCCTGCCCGGTAAAGGAATTGTTAACAAGGGCGCTTCTTGGATCAAACAACTTTTACCCTAA
- the ftsZ gene encoding cell division protein FtsZ, with translation MGLVKPEINSFAKIKVLGIGGGGGNTLNTMINQAQIQGVEFIAVNTDLQALLANNAPTKIQIGEKLTKGLGSGADPSVGAQAAEESREKIRDILADTDMVFITAGMGGGTGTGAAPVVAEIAKEVGALTVAVVTKPFLFEGTRRMVQGEEGIESMKDKVDTLIVIPNQKILEIVDQKVSLVDAFSIVDSVLAQGVQGISDLITIPGLVNVDFADVRSIMLDAGSALMGTGTGSGEKRAQHAARTAVTSPLLETSIDGARGILFNITGGRDMTMSEVNEAAQVIIEAADADANIIFGATIKDDMKDEIKISVIATGFDESRRRLQSFVNRSVSPFVSPSETQSTDFSTRNTSTQDDSDDPPPSSPKLDDKFQHSEVDIDNELDIPAFLRRKS, from the coding sequence ATGGGTCTAGTTAAACCAGAAATCAACTCCTTCGCCAAAATCAAAGTTCTCGGAATCGGTGGTGGTGGTGGTAATACCCTAAACACCATGATCAATCAGGCCCAGATCCAGGGTGTCGAGTTCATCGCTGTCAACACCGATCTTCAGGCCTTATTAGCCAACAACGCTCCCACCAAAATTCAGATTGGTGAAAAACTAACCAAAGGTCTAGGTTCTGGTGCTGATCCCAGTGTCGGTGCCCAAGCTGCCGAGGAATCAAGAGAAAAAATCAGAGATATCTTAGCTGATACCGACATGGTCTTCATTACTGCCGGCATGGGTGGTGGCACTGGTACTGGCGCAGCCCCCGTAGTTGCCGAAATAGCTAAAGAAGTAGGTGCTCTAACAGTTGCTGTTGTCACCAAGCCTTTCCTCTTTGAAGGCACTCGCCGCATGGTTCAAGGTGAAGAGGGGATTGAAAGCATGAAAGACAAGGTCGATACCTTGATTGTCATCCCCAACCAAAAAATCCTAGAAATTGTCGATCAAAAAGTTTCCCTCGTTGATGCCTTCTCCATTGTTGACTCAGTTCTAGCCCAAGGTGTCCAAGGCATCTCTGATCTAATCACCATCCCAGGGCTTGTTAACGTTGACTTCGCTGATGTCCGCTCCATTATGCTTGATGCCGGATCAGCCCTTATGGGTACCGGAACTGGTTCTGGAGAAAAACGAGCCCAACACGCTGCTCGCACTGCCGTTACCTCACCTCTACTTGAGACCTCTATCGATGGAGCTAGGGGTATCCTATTCAATATCACTGGTGGACGAGACATGACCATGTCCGAGGTTAACGAAGCCGCTCAGGTCATTATTGAAGCCGCTGACGCTGACGCCAACATAATCTTTGGTGCCACCATCAAGGATGATATGAAAGACGAGATCAAAATCTCGGTTATAGCCACTGGATTTGATGAGTCACGCCGCCGCCTCCAAAGTTTTGTTAACCGTTCTGTCTCACCCTTTGTTAGCCCTTCAGAAACTCAATCTACTGATTTCTCTACCCGTAACACCTCCACTCAGGATGACTCAGACGATCCACCACCATCCTCACCCAAGCTTGATGACAAATTCCAACACTCCGAAGTCGATATTGATAACGAACTGGATATTCCCGCTTTCTTAAGACGTAAAAGTTAG
- a CDS encoding diacylglycerol kinase family protein, producing MKTHHIHFKFAWDGIVYNFKTQPNFRIHLIAATLVTLLGFYFSLAAWEWLILVFTFSLVIISEMLNTAIESVIDLLTHEYHQSAKIAKDTSAGMVLMSAFASIIVGAVIFIPHLL from the coding sequence GTGAAAACTCATCATATTCACTTTAAATTTGCTTGGGATGGCATTGTCTACAACTTCAAGACTCAGCCCAATTTTCGTATTCACTTAATCGCTGCCACCCTGGTTACTCTTCTAGGCTTTTATTTTTCACTAGCTGCCTGGGAATGGTTGATCTTAGTCTTTACCTTTTCCTTAGTCATCATCTCCGAGATGCTTAATACCGCCATCGAGTCAGTAATTGACCTACTTACCCATGAATACCACCAGTCTGCCAAGATCGCCAAGGACACCTCAGCTGGTATGGTTCTTATGTCTGCTTTTGCCTCTATCATTGTCGGTGCAGTAATATTTATTCCTCATCTTCTCTAA